GAATAGTCTTATACTAATCAATTCATAACTTATTTACACACACTATGTATttattacatacatacacatacatatatatcacttGTAAATTGAATACGAATGTTCAGCCCAGGTCTAGCATGAGTCAAGTGAAGCACTGGCATTGAGCACAAAAATTAGGAGGGTGCCAAAAACTCGGTGATTGAGATAAATGATAATTTAATGGAAGGGTGGGAAGAAATTTGagaaaagccattttttaaaaagatttcatttattcattgattgattttagagagcctgagagagagagagtgtgtgtgagagaggggaggggcagagggggaaggaaagagggaatccCAGGCACactctgagtgtggagctgaTGCCCCCATCAGCTTGATGTCAGGACGTTGagatcataaccctgagatcatgacctgagctgaaatcaagagtcagatgcttaactgcctgagtcacccaggcacccttgaggaaagccatttgtttttcattcatttagcataattttttttaattcaagtaatTAACaaagtgtattattagtttcagaggtagagtttagtgattcatcggttgCACATAACACCCTGTGATCATTACATCAACAAAGtagtaaaaaaatgtataaatccaTACTAAATCCCTCCTTAATGTACATCACCCATCTACTCCACCCtcaacccccttcccctccagcaaccctcagtttgtttaagagtctatgattaagagtctcttatggtttgtcttcctctctgattttgtcttgttttatttttcccctcccttcccctatgatcctctgttttgtttcttaaattccacatatgagtgagatcatatgataattgtcttgaGGAATACCATTTTTAACTGCACAGAGATTAATGTCATAACCCTGACACTAAATCACTTACCATTTCAAGTTGGTCCTGAATGATTGGTAGATGAGATTTTCTTCCCAAACAATACCCATAACTGTCACTCCAACTTTTCATCTCATTAGAGAACCAATAACACTTTTTTTGATATTTGAGCCATTCAGATGGGCACAACCCTATAGGGAAatggaggaaacaaagaaaattaagttacATACGTATTCAATGAAAATTGAATACTTCTGTGTCGTATAAATAAGAGTGGAGCTGTATGATAAAATCACTCTAACGAAGTGCTCAGATTTAAAAGATGTCCAAATTACAAATGATAATTCACGggaattaagaaattaatttcataAGATGAAGCAAAACTTAGACAAAAGAGGATTTCTTTTTCATGCCCAGTTCTAATGTAATTACTAAAATAACATGAACCATTTAAGCTGTAAATTGCATTAATGCTACTTGTgagattaaatattatttataccaTTCTCTTAGAATTTAATCATATAAAGCTTTAAGATTTCTCTCCTTGTCTTATGTGCATAAATCTTCCCTTAATAACTCTTTTTTGATATTAAATAGTATCGAAAATAATAGTTTTTCAGCCCCTATATAATTACAAATTGAagttctttgattttcttaaattaaattaaactgagGTCTTCAATTGAAAATATCTGAGACTTTGGAATAATAACGAGAGAAAGTAAATTGTATGAATAAATATGAGTTCAGGTCAGTATAACTATTCAAACTTATGGCCATTAaaatctcccttcttttttttttttaagattttatttatttatttgacagagagagacacagcgagagagggaacacaagcagggggagtggagaaagagaagcaggcttcaggctgagcagtgagcccgatgcagggctctatcccaggaccctgggatcatgacctgacccaaaggcagacgcttaacgaatgagccacccaggtgccccccaaaatctcccttctttattgaagtaaaattcaTATGACataaattcaccattttaatcaCCTTAAGGTGCAAATGCCATGGATTTTATTACATCCACAATGTGCAAACATAACTACTatttaattccaaaatattttcatcaccccaaaatgaaACCCTGTAAATATTAAGCAGTCATTATTCATTCTCTCCATCCCATTAAGTTTTAACATTGGAAAATGTAAATCTTCcaaattaattcttctttttcaagattatttttgttattcagGATTTCTTCCAatttcacatgaattttaggatcaccTTGTCCATTTCCACAAAAAAaggtcattggaattttgataggaatttctTTGAATCTACAGAACACTTCGCTTTGTATTGCCATCTTAAACAAATTGTGGATCTATACAAACAGAGGAATGTTCTTCAGtcagaaaagggaataaaatgcTGATATATGAtagaacatggatgaaccttgaaaacattatgctaagtgaaagaagcaagacacaaaaagtgaaatattgtatgattccatcaTATGAAAGTCCAaaataggtaaatccacagagacaggaagcagattagtggttgctaaaggctgggggagagggaatggggaatTGCTTATTGGGaataggatttctttttgggtgatgaaaatgttttggaactagataccGTCGTTGAACATTCATATGTCCTAATGCcattgaattgttttattttaaatgcttaacTTCATGTTTGTGGATAtttcctcaattaaaaaagaagaaaaaagtaataagaaATTAATATCTTACAACCTGATATACAGtatttagacattttaataaaagtttaatgGTGTCTATATGATTCAACGTTTACCTGTCAAAGCTTTCTTACCTCTGAAAAAGTTCCATTATAATACCCAACATAATGACGAATTAGCTAGTCAGAGTCTAAAATAAGTGTTAAAATTACAGTATTTCAATTAGTTTGGGACTTGTAAAACAGATAgataatccaaaagaaaagagtatCAATAAGTAAACaataatatatatgacattttcaTATGTGATAAGGAGAACAACACAAACTAGTGGATTagagaaaatcctttttttaaaagatcttgtttatttatttatttatttatttatttagagtcaGGGGAAGAGcaaagagtgagggagagagagaactccagcagactccccacagagtgcTGAGTCCTAtttggggctttatcccaggatcccaagagcatgacctgagctgaaagcaagagtccgacgcctaaccgactgagccacccaggcgcccctagagaaaaTCCTttgataaataattataaaataaattaatctgcACATTTCTCACATATACTATAAAACAAATTGTTGAAGGCCCAAAAAGTTAAGCGCTTTAAagttaaactaaaacaaaattggAAGTAGAAGGgacagttttctaaaattttgtataATTGGAAGTTATAAGCATAAAATCATAATGAATCATTCATGTGTATaattacttttattcattttgtactTCAAAACTGAATAAATAAGAGACAAAAATAGTTAGTTACATACTGCCTTATAATCGGAATTAACTTTCCGTATTTGTGTGTttcaatttgattttaaattcctGAAGGGAAGAGCCTCTTTGTTATGTTCTTTTCACTGATCCCTATCCTCCCACCACAAAAAGagtaataaattatatgtatatatgaagttTTGAATGAAAAGTAGATTGATATCAAATCTTTATTTGTTAATGTAATCTGCATAACTGTTAAATAGGATTTTTCAAACTTAGAAAGCCAAAAGAATTTTATAGGCCAAGTCTTGAGAGATACCTGAATGGTCTGTAGCTTTTGAACCACAGTGGCTTGTGTCCTTATTACTTATATTTCCTCTTGTGCCACTGTTCATTTTCAGGTTTCCAATATCATCATGTTGGGTGATATTTGAATTCTTTGCTTCTTGGCATTTTAGCAATATTCCCtgagaaacttaaaaacagaattattttaacattGGGTAAATATCTCCTCCTGTGCAGTGCTCCAGACACAGATTCTTTGGAATGATTCTGATGATTGGAACAAGAAACAACTGAAGGGATAGCTAGAaagtttctttcttattttcattttattgaatgaaaaataatttcaaatactaCATAATTAATTCACTTATagaatacatatttgttgaggatctattctgtgccaggcatcatgctaagAACGGGTGAAACAGTAGTAAATGAAGCAAAATTTCCACTCTAGGGAGTATACATGCTCTTTCCATGCCTTCTTAATGTCATGATTTTGCTGAAACCAACGACACTGTGCTTAGCCCGTTCTACCATAATTActtatttaaagtctatttctttCACTAGAGATTTATCACCATGATTattccttttttggttttttggttttgagggctttttttatttcagaaatttgtAGTAATGCTTGGGGTATAGTAGTATAAAGTATAAACTAAATACAATCTTAGATACaacatgtaaacatttttaagaaaaatcatgaaattttattCACAGGTTTCTAAGAAATCCAAAAATGTGGTTTCCCaatacacatcacacacacacacacacacacacacacacacacacacaattttcttccttttagatTGTATGCCATTTGAGGACAAGATACCTGATTTGCCTACATATTAAATGCATTGCTATGGAGTACAGTATATGGCTTTATACATAGTAGCTTCTTATTAAGACTTTgttaacaaaaaaatgaacaaatgaatgaatgaatatgaaaagaGTCATAagaaaatagtaaacattttctatatttttatttaagatcttTTAACTTACCCAGTAAAGACAGGGAGATCAAAGCCAAAACCAGAATACCATTTACTGTTCCAGATATCCCCAATAAGATTTTATACCAGTGCAACATCACAGAACAATCTGAGAGATTAATCACATGAATTAGCTCAGAAAAGTACATTTCCAAGAAGTGAAAGCAACTATAATAATAAGATTGCATATAGTActggttttgaattttaaaggGTAGTAGGCAATCAAAAGcttaaaacctaaataaataggaaaatatataccTATTTTATTTAGTAATGATAATACTGCATATGGAGAGCAGTTATGATGCACGTTACATTGAATCTTAagaaattgctaatattttacataataGACCTAGTGgataaagaattttaatgtaTACGCCTAATAATTCCCCAAGCGtgcatgcgcgtgcacacacacctgctcatgtgcacttacagatacacacatatatggtcccgtttccgtagtgtagtggttatcacgCTCGCCTCgcagatacacacatatatattcacataagtatatacttttaattaataatttgcTTTAATGTAATATTCACAAGTCATTCAACCTATTTCATCTACTAAGGATGTAATACAAATCAGAACTAAATATGACTCCTGATACTTGTTCTTTTAAcctaaaaaaatcctaaaatctttTCTAACCAATGCAATAACGAAGTTTCAGCTTCTCATTAGATGGTGAACTCTTTAAGAGTGATAACttatttttcatatgcttacgCTGCTATGTTAGAGATAAGATGTGCATTCAGTGATGGCTATTAATGAACAAAAGGATATCATAATAGAGAAAGTAAATAGTCTCACTCAGGGCTTCAAGTATATATGTTGCTATTTTTCTCAACCTCATTAAAAAGAACTTAGCTTAGGGAAGCTGAAGCCGGGAAACGTGGTGGCCGCGTGTTTTCTCAGCAAGAGTTTGACTACCCTGGCAGGGTTGTTGCTTTTGACCTTCGGCACCTTGGCCGCTAGTCAGATCGAGGATCAAGCAGAACAGTTCTTTCGAAGTGGCCACACAAACAACTGGGCTGTTTTGGTATGTACATCCCGGTTCTGGTTTAATTATTGGCATGTTGCAGATACTCTCTCTTACAGAAGTGTCAAGAGGCGAGGTATTCCTGACAGTCACATTGTTCTGATGCTTGCAGACGATATGGCATGCAACCCTAGAAATCCCAAACCAGCTACGGTGTTTAGT
The sequence above is drawn from the Neomonachus schauinslandi chromosome 5, ASM220157v2, whole genome shotgun sequence genome and encodes:
- the LOC110580776 gene encoding killer cell lectin-like receptor subfamily F member 1 produces the protein MQDEERYMTLNLQLKKRSSSQTSQLKFKDCSVMLHWYKILLGISGTVNGILVLALISLSLLVSQGILLKCQEAKNSNITQHDDIGNLKMNSGTRGNISNKDTSHCGSKATDHSGLCPSEWLKYQKKCYWFSNEMKSWSDSYGYCLGRKSHLPIIQDQLEMAFIQKNLKQTNYVWIGLNFTSLKRTWTWVDGSPLDSKIFFIKGPAKENSCAATKGNKIYSETCSSVFKWICQSINNQ